One genomic region from Drosophila subpulchrella strain 33 F10 #4 breed RU33 chromosome 2R, RU_Dsub_v1.1 Primary Assembly, whole genome shotgun sequence encodes:
- the LOC119549919 gene encoding protein transport protein Sec31A isoform X4, which yields MKIKELQKTVNIAWSPAQQQQILLAAGTAAQQFDSNANSTLELYSPNFSDATYDLELKASVASQYKFQKLIWSPVGSHPSGLIVGGCEAGQINIYSADKLLAGKEEPLLKRQDKHTGAVSGLDFNPFQNNLLASCASESEILIWDLNNPETSMSPGTKTQPLEDVKNVAWNRQVQHILASVFSTRCVIWDLRKSQQIIKLSDSQSRVRWHAIEWHPEAATQVWLASEDDQAPVVQLWDLRYATAPAKTYQIHERGVLGMSWCLQDNDLMVSCGKDNRIYCWNPNTKIPEGEILSEVATTASWYSDVQFCPRNPALIASASLEGAVSIYSLHGGTHHLVQTANKIADSFPGMDQFAQEPIPQQATQVVYHDLTHAPKWMKRPCGVAFGFGGKLVSFDGTSKTVKVQQLTTESALVDRANALERSLVDANYSEYCRQRADETADQHGRYVWYFIKANFELNPKEEMLNLLGYNKDDTDSKFSKFIKETEGNSQSDVDTLTTRISTLTHTQDNKFDGNSIDPQNHNDFATPPRPQFKVPSGDHSDSLIAEAILTGNVEAAVELCLEAQRIPEALIIASTAGIETLTRTQSRYLLQQKNELSHVISALVSRDWLDFVNRCTVDSWREALVAALKHSERKVVDICERLGDRLLSECASSVEFTRNAMLCYICAGSIDKLVTAWYQLKRLEQQNPGYKPNTTELQDLAEVVMLMCKSLEQQGISVDLAGRFAGFLTEYGGLLASQGALTAALQYITTLGGGAANENDILQNLRDRINNAVNLDYSQPQAPVAAAPVGYQQQRGRGSFSQPQPAVPLPYGQPANQFTQPGWNAHAPVPPLQTAYPGAQQAQPPPQIFNPQPVKPEPLSQPPRPLSNASSSGGPPPAGGVASSSGPGLSGRSKYVLDPSVAAPTSSYGMPYNPVPAPVPSAVPFSGGGVTGSVPQPASVPTYNSNAFNTNPIASAQPYNPSPFMGTQQNQFLPGVNPIETLPPQAAPPVIQNVQRNPTPPPGWNDPPALKSSRVPKPKPVVEPSAAIFHPLFPVDPNQNQNGYVDPAQYQNAPPPGSVPNSYYNPAAFNNNPQQQQQSYLQPQQQQLNLQPNQGGPQQQNWQGQQQTLGYTEQPAPIQQQRQPEPPKEKPPLPEEYIYLQTVLEELKNRCLGATNDPRTKRKFVDVVKRLENLYDCLRDGKLTPTTVQYLNQIIQYIQISDYANALEIHTRIAFGTDFAQCAGFMQGLKVLLQSASELHLVLR from the exons ATGAAAATCAAGGAACTGCAGAAGACGGTGAACATCGCCTGGTCGCcggcgcagcagcagcagattcTCCTGGCTGCCGGCACCGCTGCCCAGCAGTTCGACTCCAATGCGAATTCCACCTTGGAGTTGTATTCCCCTAACTTCAGCGACGCCACCTACGATCTGGAGCTAAAGGCCAGCGTGGCCAGCCAGTACAA GTTCCAAAAACTCATCTGGAGCCCCGTGGGATCACATCCCAGTGGCCTGATTGTGGGCGGCTGCGAGGCGGGGCAGATCAACATATACTCAGCCGACAAGCTGCTCGCCGGCAAAGAGGAGCCGCTCCTCAAGCGTCAGGATAAGCACACGGGCGCCGTCAGTGGACTGGACTTCAATCCGTTTCAGAACAACCTGCTGGCCTCGTGCGCCTCCGAGTCGGAAATCCTAATCTGGGACCTCAACAACCCGGAAACGAGCATGAGCCCCGGCACCAAGACACAACCGCTGGAGGACGTGAAGAACGTGGCCTGGAACCGGCAGGTGCAGCACATCCTGGCCTCCGTGTTCAGCACGCGCTGCGTGATCTGGGATCTGCGCAAGAGTCAGCAGATCATCAAGCTCTCCGACTCACAGTCGCGTGTTCGGTGGCACGCCATCGAGTGGCATCCGGAGGCGGCCACGCAGGTCTGGCTGGCCTCCGAGGACGACCAGGCGCCGGTTGTCCAGCTGTGGGATCTTCGATATGCCACGGCTCCAGCGAAAACGTACCAGATACACGAGCGTGGAGTGCTGGGGATGTCGTGGTGCCTGCAAGACAACGATCTGATGGTTTCGTGTGGCAAGGACAACCGAATCTATTGCTGGAACCCCAACACAAAGATTCCAGAGGGAGAAATCCTCTCTGAGGTAGCGACCACGGCCTCCTGGTATTCTGACGTGCAGTTCTGCCCACGGAATCCAGCTCTGATTGCCAGCGCCAGTTTGGAGGGAGCTGTTTCCATTTACTCCCTGCATGGAGGAACTCACCACCTTGTGCAGACCGCCAACAAGATTGCCGACTCGTTTCCGGGTATGGATCAGTTCGCCCAGGAGCCAATTCCACAGCAGGCAACTCAAGTGGTCTACCATGACCTGACACATGCACCCAAGTGGATGAAGCGACCCTGTGGCGTTGCCTTTGGG TTTGGTGGCAAGCTGGTCAGCTTTGATGGCACCTCGAAGACGGTTAAGGTTCAGCAGCTGACCACAGAGTCTGCTTTGGTGGATCGAGCCAATGCTTTGGAGCGCTCTCTTGTTGATGCCAACTACTCGGAATACTGCCGGCAGAGGGCCGACGAGACCGCTGATCAGCACGGTCGCTACGTCTGGTACTTCATCAAGGCGAACTTTGAGCTTAACCCCAAGGAGGAAATGCTCAATCTTTTAG GCTACAACAAAGACGACACCGACAGCAAGTTCAGCAAGTTTATCAAGGAAACTGAGGGAAACTCGCAATCGGATGTGGATACGCTCACAACCCGCATCTCGACTCTTACCCAT ACGCAAGACAACAAGTTTGATGGAAATTCAATCGACCCACAAAATCACAACGACTTTGCCACACCTCCGAGGCCGCAGTTCAAGGTTCCCAGCGGAGATC ACTCGGATAGCTTGATTGCAGAGGCCATACTAACAGGCAATGTGGAGGCTGCCGTGGAACTCTGCCTGGAGGCGCAACGCATTCCGGAAGCTTTGATCATCGCCTCAACGGCTGGCATTGAGACGCTGACCCGTACTCAATCCCGCTACCTGCTGCAGCAGAAGAACGAGCTATCGCATGTCATCTCCGCCTTGGTATCCCGTGACTGGCTAGACTTTGTTAACCGATGCACTGTGGACTCGTGGAGGGAGGCCCTGGTGGCCGCCTTGAAACACAGCGAGCGCAAGGTGGTGGACATCTGCGAGCGACTTGGTGACCGCCTTTTGAGTGAGTGCGCCTCTAGCGTCGAGTTTACGCGCAATGCCATGCTCTGCTACATTTGCGCCGGCAGCATCGACAAGCTGGTGACCGCCTGGTACCAGTTGAAACGTCTGGAGCAACAGAACCCCGGTTACAAGCCCAACACCACGGAGCTACAAGACCTGGCCGAGGTGGTGATGCTAATGTGCAAGTCCCTGGAGCAGCAGGGAATATCCGTGGATCTAGCAGGCCGCTTTGCCGGCTTTTTGACTGAGTACGGTGGTCTTCTGGCCTCCCAGGGGGCTCTGACTGCAGCCTTGCAGTACATTACCACCTTAGGTGGTGGAGCTGCCAACGAGAACGATATTCTGCAGAACCTGCGAGATCGCATCAACAACGCTGTCAATCTGGATTATTCCCAGCCACAGGCaccagttgctgctgctccagtTGGCTACCAGCAACAGCGAGGTCGGGGATCGTTCTCACAGCCGCAGCCTGCGGTTCCGTTGCCCTACGGCCAGCCGGCGAATCAGTTTACGCAGCCTGGCTGGAATGCGCATGCGCCTGTGCCTCCATTACAGACCGCCTATCCGGGAGCCCAGCAGGCTCAACCGCCGCCGCAGATCTTTAATCCGCAGCCAGTCAAGCCTGAGCCTTTGTCCCAACCACCGCGCCCACTCAGCAACGCCAGTTCCTCGGGTGGTCCTCCCCCGGCAGGAGGAGTAGCTTCCTCTAGCGGACCGGGACTTTCTGGGCGCTCAAAATACGTACTGGATCCATCTGTGGCAGCTCCTACCAGTTCCTATGGCATGCCCTACAACCCAGTACCTGCCCCAGTTCCATCGGCCGTTCCCTTCAGCGGCGGAGGAGTGACTGGGTCTGTACCCCAACCCGCGAGTGTGCCAACCTATAATAGCAACGCATTCAACACGAATCCAATTGCGTCTGCCCAACCCTATAATCCATCGCCATTTATGGGGACTCAACAGAATCAATTCCTGCCCGGTGTTAATCCAATTGAAACCTTGCCACCACAAGCGGCGCCACCGGTCATCCAGAATGTGCAACGCAATCCCACGCCTCCCCCGGGCTGGAACGATCCTCCTGCACTGAAGTCATCGCGTGTG CCCAAGCCGAAGCCAGTGGTGGAACCAAGTGCTGCCATCTTCCATCCCCTATTTCCAGTCGATCCCAATCAAAATCAAAACGGCTATGTGGACCCCGCTCAATATCAG AATGCGCCACCGCCTGGAAGTGTGCCTAATTCATACTACAATCCGGCTGCCTTTAACAACAAtcctcagcagcagcagcaatcgTATCTCCAgcctcagcagcagcaactcaACTTGCAGCCGAACCAAGGAGGACCGCAGCAGCAGAACTGGCAGGGACAGCAACAGACCCTTGGCTACACCGAGCAGCCAGCTCCCATCCAGCAGCAGCGCCAACCGGAACCTCCCAAGGAGAAGCCTCCACTTCCCGAGGAGTATATCTACTTGCAGACGGTGCTGGAGGAGCTGAAGAACCGATGCCTGGGCGCAACGAATGATCCG CGCACAAAACGCAAGTTTGTTGATGTTGTAAAGAGACTGGAAAATCTTTACGACTGCCTACGAGATGGCAAG CTTACTCCCACAACGGTGCAATATCTGAATCAAATAATACAGTACATTCAAATATCAGACTACGCCAATGCTCTGGAAATCCACACCCGGATTGCCTTTGGCACGGACTTTGCGCAGTGTGCGGGCTTTATGCAGGGACTCAAGGTCCTCCTGCAATCCGCGTCCGAGCTGCATTTGGTTCTGCGCTAG
- the LOC119549919 gene encoding protein transport protein Sec31A isoform X1 gives MKIKELQKTVNIAWSPAQQQQILLAAGTAAQQFDSNANSTLELYSPNFSDATYDLELKASVASQYKFQKLIWSPVGSHPSGLIVGGCEAGQINIYSADKLLAGKEEPLLKRQDKHTGAVSGLDFNPFQNNLLASCASESEILIWDLNNPETSMSPGTKTQPLEDVKNVAWNRQVQHILASVFSTRCVIWDLRKSQQIIKLSDSQSRVRWHAIEWHPEAATQVWLASEDDQAPVVQLWDLRYATAPAKTYQIHERGVLGMSWCLQDNDLMVSCGKDNRIYCWNPNTKIPEGEILSEVATTASWYSDVQFCPRNPALIASASLEGAVSIYSLHGGTHHLVQTANKIADSFPGMDQFAQEPIPQQATQVVYHDLTHAPKWMKRPCGVAFGFGGKLVSFDGTSKTVKVQQLTTESALVDRANALERSLVDANYSEYCRQRADETADQHGRYVWYFIKANFELNPKEEMLNLLGYNKDDTDSKFSKFIKETEGNSQSDVDTLTTRISTLTHSDSSEVECDQSTNYSTDNSQTQDNKFDGNSIDPQNHNDFATPPRPQFKVPSGDHSDSLIAEAILTGNVEAAVELCLEAQRIPEALIIASTAGIETLTRTQSRYLLQQKNELSHVISALVSRDWLDFVNRCTVDSWREALVAALKHSERKVVDICERLGDRLLSECASSVEFTRNAMLCYICAGSIDKLVTAWYQLKRLEQQNPGYKPNTTELQDLAEVVMLMCKSLEQQGISVDLAGRFAGFLTEYGGLLASQGALTAALQYITTLGGGAANENDILQNLRDRINNAVNLDYSQPQAPVAAAPVGYQQQRGRGSFSQPQPAVPLPYGQPANQFTQPGWNAHAPVPPLQTAYPGAQQAQPPPQIFNPQPVKPEPLSQPPRPLSNASSSGGPPPAGGVASSSGPGLSGRSKYVLDPSVAAPTSSYGMPYNPVPAPVPSAVPFSGGGVTGSVPQPASVPTYNSNAFNTNPIASAQPYNPSPFMGTQQNQFLPGVNPIETLPPQAAPPVIQNVQRNPTPPPGWNDPPALKSSRVPKPKPVVEPSAAIFHPLFPVDPNQNQNGYVDPAQYQNAPPPGSVPNSYYNPAAFNNNPQQQQQSYLQPQQQQLNLQPNQGGPQQQNWQGQQQTLGYTEQPAPIQQQRQPEPPKEKPPLPEEYIYLQTVLEELKNRCLGATNDPRTKRKFVDVVKRLENLYDCLRDGKLTPTTVQYLNQIIQYIQISDYANALEIHTRIAFGTDFAQCAGFMQGLKVLLQSASELHLVLR, from the exons ATGAAAATCAAGGAACTGCAGAAGACGGTGAACATCGCCTGGTCGCcggcgcagcagcagcagattcTCCTGGCTGCCGGCACCGCTGCCCAGCAGTTCGACTCCAATGCGAATTCCACCTTGGAGTTGTATTCCCCTAACTTCAGCGACGCCACCTACGATCTGGAGCTAAAGGCCAGCGTGGCCAGCCAGTACAA GTTCCAAAAACTCATCTGGAGCCCCGTGGGATCACATCCCAGTGGCCTGATTGTGGGCGGCTGCGAGGCGGGGCAGATCAACATATACTCAGCCGACAAGCTGCTCGCCGGCAAAGAGGAGCCGCTCCTCAAGCGTCAGGATAAGCACACGGGCGCCGTCAGTGGACTGGACTTCAATCCGTTTCAGAACAACCTGCTGGCCTCGTGCGCCTCCGAGTCGGAAATCCTAATCTGGGACCTCAACAACCCGGAAACGAGCATGAGCCCCGGCACCAAGACACAACCGCTGGAGGACGTGAAGAACGTGGCCTGGAACCGGCAGGTGCAGCACATCCTGGCCTCCGTGTTCAGCACGCGCTGCGTGATCTGGGATCTGCGCAAGAGTCAGCAGATCATCAAGCTCTCCGACTCACAGTCGCGTGTTCGGTGGCACGCCATCGAGTGGCATCCGGAGGCGGCCACGCAGGTCTGGCTGGCCTCCGAGGACGACCAGGCGCCGGTTGTCCAGCTGTGGGATCTTCGATATGCCACGGCTCCAGCGAAAACGTACCAGATACACGAGCGTGGAGTGCTGGGGATGTCGTGGTGCCTGCAAGACAACGATCTGATGGTTTCGTGTGGCAAGGACAACCGAATCTATTGCTGGAACCCCAACACAAAGATTCCAGAGGGAGAAATCCTCTCTGAGGTAGCGACCACGGCCTCCTGGTATTCTGACGTGCAGTTCTGCCCACGGAATCCAGCTCTGATTGCCAGCGCCAGTTTGGAGGGAGCTGTTTCCATTTACTCCCTGCATGGAGGAACTCACCACCTTGTGCAGACCGCCAACAAGATTGCCGACTCGTTTCCGGGTATGGATCAGTTCGCCCAGGAGCCAATTCCACAGCAGGCAACTCAAGTGGTCTACCATGACCTGACACATGCACCCAAGTGGATGAAGCGACCCTGTGGCGTTGCCTTTGGG TTTGGTGGCAAGCTGGTCAGCTTTGATGGCACCTCGAAGACGGTTAAGGTTCAGCAGCTGACCACAGAGTCTGCTTTGGTGGATCGAGCCAATGCTTTGGAGCGCTCTCTTGTTGATGCCAACTACTCGGAATACTGCCGGCAGAGGGCCGACGAGACCGCTGATCAGCACGGTCGCTACGTCTGGTACTTCATCAAGGCGAACTTTGAGCTTAACCCCAAGGAGGAAATGCTCAATCTTTTAG GCTACAACAAAGACGACACCGACAGCAAGTTCAGCAAGTTTATCAAGGAAACTGAGGGAAACTCGCAATCGGATGTGGATACGCTCACAACCCGCATCTCGACTCTTACCCAT AGCGACTCTTCGGAGGTTGAGTGCGATCAGAGTACAAACTATAGCACCGATAATTCG CAGACGCAAGACAACAAGTTTGATGGAAATTCAATCGACCCACAAAATCACAACGACTTTGCCACACCTCCGAGGCCGCAGTTCAAGGTTCCCAGCGGAGATC ACTCGGATAGCTTGATTGCAGAGGCCATACTAACAGGCAATGTGGAGGCTGCCGTGGAACTCTGCCTGGAGGCGCAACGCATTCCGGAAGCTTTGATCATCGCCTCAACGGCTGGCATTGAGACGCTGACCCGTACTCAATCCCGCTACCTGCTGCAGCAGAAGAACGAGCTATCGCATGTCATCTCCGCCTTGGTATCCCGTGACTGGCTAGACTTTGTTAACCGATGCACTGTGGACTCGTGGAGGGAGGCCCTGGTGGCCGCCTTGAAACACAGCGAGCGCAAGGTGGTGGACATCTGCGAGCGACTTGGTGACCGCCTTTTGAGTGAGTGCGCCTCTAGCGTCGAGTTTACGCGCAATGCCATGCTCTGCTACATTTGCGCCGGCAGCATCGACAAGCTGGTGACCGCCTGGTACCAGTTGAAACGTCTGGAGCAACAGAACCCCGGTTACAAGCCCAACACCACGGAGCTACAAGACCTGGCCGAGGTGGTGATGCTAATGTGCAAGTCCCTGGAGCAGCAGGGAATATCCGTGGATCTAGCAGGCCGCTTTGCCGGCTTTTTGACTGAGTACGGTGGTCTTCTGGCCTCCCAGGGGGCTCTGACTGCAGCCTTGCAGTACATTACCACCTTAGGTGGTGGAGCTGCCAACGAGAACGATATTCTGCAGAACCTGCGAGATCGCATCAACAACGCTGTCAATCTGGATTATTCCCAGCCACAGGCaccagttgctgctgctccagtTGGCTACCAGCAACAGCGAGGTCGGGGATCGTTCTCACAGCCGCAGCCTGCGGTTCCGTTGCCCTACGGCCAGCCGGCGAATCAGTTTACGCAGCCTGGCTGGAATGCGCATGCGCCTGTGCCTCCATTACAGACCGCCTATCCGGGAGCCCAGCAGGCTCAACCGCCGCCGCAGATCTTTAATCCGCAGCCAGTCAAGCCTGAGCCTTTGTCCCAACCACCGCGCCCACTCAGCAACGCCAGTTCCTCGGGTGGTCCTCCCCCGGCAGGAGGAGTAGCTTCCTCTAGCGGACCGGGACTTTCTGGGCGCTCAAAATACGTACTGGATCCATCTGTGGCAGCTCCTACCAGTTCCTATGGCATGCCCTACAACCCAGTACCTGCCCCAGTTCCATCGGCCGTTCCCTTCAGCGGCGGAGGAGTGACTGGGTCTGTACCCCAACCCGCGAGTGTGCCAACCTATAATAGCAACGCATTCAACACGAATCCAATTGCGTCTGCCCAACCCTATAATCCATCGCCATTTATGGGGACTCAACAGAATCAATTCCTGCCCGGTGTTAATCCAATTGAAACCTTGCCACCACAAGCGGCGCCACCGGTCATCCAGAATGTGCAACGCAATCCCACGCCTCCCCCGGGCTGGAACGATCCTCCTGCACTGAAGTCATCGCGTGTG CCCAAGCCGAAGCCAGTGGTGGAACCAAGTGCTGCCATCTTCCATCCCCTATTTCCAGTCGATCCCAATCAAAATCAAAACGGCTATGTGGACCCCGCTCAATATCAG AATGCGCCACCGCCTGGAAGTGTGCCTAATTCATACTACAATCCGGCTGCCTTTAACAACAAtcctcagcagcagcagcaatcgTATCTCCAgcctcagcagcagcaactcaACTTGCAGCCGAACCAAGGAGGACCGCAGCAGCAGAACTGGCAGGGACAGCAACAGACCCTTGGCTACACCGAGCAGCCAGCTCCCATCCAGCAGCAGCGCCAACCGGAACCTCCCAAGGAGAAGCCTCCACTTCCCGAGGAGTATATCTACTTGCAGACGGTGCTGGAGGAGCTGAAGAACCGATGCCTGGGCGCAACGAATGATCCG CGCACAAAACGCAAGTTTGTTGATGTTGTAAAGAGACTGGAAAATCTTTACGACTGCCTACGAGATGGCAAG CTTACTCCCACAACGGTGCAATATCTGAATCAAATAATACAGTACATTCAAATATCAGACTACGCCAATGCTCTGGAAATCCACACCCGGATTGCCTTTGGCACGGACTTTGCGCAGTGTGCGGGCTTTATGCAGGGACTCAAGGTCCTCCTGCAATCCGCGTCCGAGCTGCATTTGGTTCTGCGCTAG